The following is a genomic window from Butyricimonas faecihominis.
TAGAAGTGACTGTAACCCAAGTTAATATTATCCGGCACGTTAATAGACGTGTACATACCATCCTGAATCCGAAACTGCATGGAAGTTGCCGCCACGGGGAATCCCATGTGAGCTAGGTACACCGCGATACCGAACGACTTCATCAACGTGGACTTTCCGGCCATGTTAGCTCCTGTCAAGAAGAACACGTTCTTCGTGGCAGTCACCTCCAAATCATTCGAGATCGCCCCATCAATACGAGGATGGTGCAAACCCTTCATCGCAACCAAGATCTCCCCGTCATCAGCCGCCTCCGCAAAGCAGAATTTCTTCTCTCGGGCCACGCTACCAACCACCACGTTCACGTCAATCTCCTGTAACAACTCTATTACCTCCTTGAAGTTCTTGTGAGAAATACACCGCAAATTCCTGTCAAAACAAATCATATCCATCAAACCGGGATTCTCCCGACGAGAATTCTCCAATAACTTCGCCACCCGGCTATCGATCAACAAAGCTTTCCCGCGTTCCGCGATCTTTTGGAAAGGATTACCGGCCACGTCACGTCCCAACTCGTCAAAATAAGTCCGGGCCTTTCGGAAAAATTCAATCGACGTCACGATACGATCCCGGATAATCCCGAATTCCGGATCATGGCTGATGTAAAACATAGCTTTTGCCCGCATAATTTGCAGCATATTCATAAAAGCACGCTTTCCACTAGCCCCGGCAATATATTGTTCCACGACATCAAACTCGTCCTTCCCGAAAGGAAAACCAAAATCATGATCTCTAAAATAACGGAACACGGCAGAACGCTCGTTGATTGACTTCGCATCTGTCAACGGATGCAGGAACATATCCTCCATCTTTCGTTCACCTCCCCGGGTGATCGTCCCGACATACAAACTGTAAACGGAATTATTCTTGTATTTCCCCAGAAGATTCAGATCATCTAGGGTCTGTTTATCTGTCTCAAAACTCATGCTTCTCCATTTTTAATGATTTCAATAATATGTTCGTTATTCACGATCATCATACCATGACGATCATCCGTGATACCGGGAGCCAGCGTGTAAGTATAAACAGGCTTACTTCCCTCCATCTTGGTCGGCA
Proteins encoded in this region:
- a CDS encoding MutS-related protein, with protein sequence MSFETDKQTLDDLNLLGKYKNNSVYSLYVGTITRGGERKMEDMFLHPLTDAKSINERSAVFRYFRDHDFGFPFGKDEFDVVEQYIAGASGKRAFMNMLQIMRAKAMFYISHDPEFGIIRDRIVTSIEFFRKARTYFDELGRDVAGNPFQKIAERGKALLIDSRVAKLLENSRRENPGLMDMICFDRNLRCISHKNFKEVIELLQEIDVNVVVGSVAREKKFCFAEAADDGEILVAMKGLHHPRIDGAISNDLEVTATKNVFFLTGANMAGKSTLMKSFGIAVYLAHMGFPVAATSMQFRIQDGMYTSINVPDNINLGYSHFYAEVLRVKKVAIEVSRDKRLIVIFDELFKGTNVKDAFDATLAVTEAIAERKNCAFMVSTHIIEVGQELGKRCNNVTFEYLPTVMKGKLPTYTYKLEQGITSDKHGMIIINNEKIIEIIKGEVAS